A genomic stretch from Flavobacterium sp. KS-LB2 includes:
- a CDS encoding TAT-variant-translocated molybdopterin oxidoreductase: MSSNKKYWKSVEELDKNSSIVEALRNNEFVEEIPTDEFLGNNDALSSSSTSRRDFLKYVGFSTAAATLAACEGPVNKSIPYVLQPEQIIPGVADYYATSVFDGFDFANLLVKTREGRPIKIDNNTIAGARFSANARIHASILSLYDSMRLKEPKIEGKNSTWSAVDSKIKSSIADANAKGGQVVLLTNTLASPSTEKLIAEFIGKNPNAKHVVYDAVSESEALDAFEAVYGERALVDYDFSKASLIVSVGADFLGDWQGGGFDSGYAKGRIPKAGKMSRHFQLEANMTLSGAAADKRLPMSTANQKQALVHIYNIITGSSVAVSLEDKFKAEVTKAAQQLKAAGSKGVLVSGIQDKNAQLLVLAINQVLASEAFSTSGVRQIRKGSDAKVTQLIADMKAGSVHTLIMSGVNPVYTLADSSSFVEGLKKVKTSVAFSLKEDETALVSTIAAAVPHYLESWNDISITKGTYSITQPTIRPLFATKQFQDVLLSLNGLTGTFYDYIKANASTIIAGSTWNKVLHDGVYVGVVPTASAGSADYSTAANALAKSKASQGLELVLYTKTGMGDGQQANNPWLQEFPDPITRVSWDNYVTVSNADAKKYELSNEIVANGGLNGSYATITTADGAKLENVPVIVQPGQAVGTIGLALGYGRKAALKEEMMVGLNAYSLYKGFDNVQSVTLVKAGGEHEFACVQGQKTLMGRGDIIKETSLEIFNTKDAHVWNEQPMVSLDHKEVEATKVDLWDSFDRSTGHHFNLSIDLNACTGCGACVIACHAENNVPVVGKSEVRRSRDMHWLRIDRYYSSESTFEGDNERKENIAGLSSSLSTFNEMEKAGDNPQVSFQPVMCQHCNHAPCETVCPVAATSHSRQGQNHMAYNRCVGTRYCANNCPYKVRRFNWFLYNKNSEFDYHMNDDLGRMVLNPDVNVRSRGVMEKCSMCIQMTQATILKAKREGRAIVDGEFQTACSNACSTGAMIFGDVNDKEAEVTKLAADERMYHLLEHVGTKPNVIYHVKVRNT; this comes from the coding sequence ATGTCATCAAACAAAAAATACTGGAAAAGTGTTGAAGAACTAGACAAAAATAGTTCTATTGTTGAGGCGCTTAGAAATAACGAATTTGTTGAAGAAATTCCTACTGATGAATTTTTAGGGAATAATGATGCTTTGTCATCCTCATCAACATCACGTCGTGATTTTTTAAAGTACGTTGGTTTTAGCACTGCAGCAGCTACGCTTGCAGCTTGTGAAGGGCCTGTGAACAAGTCAATACCTTACGTGCTTCAGCCGGAGCAAATCATTCCTGGAGTAGCGGATTATTATGCAACTTCTGTTTTTGATGGATTTGATTTTGCTAATCTTTTGGTGAAAACTCGTGAAGGGCGTCCTATTAAAATAGATAATAATACTATTGCTGGAGCTAGGTTCAGTGCTAATGCGAGAATTCATGCGTCTATTCTATCTTTATATGATAGTATGCGTTTGAAAGAACCGAAAATTGAAGGTAAGAATTCAACTTGGTCAGCTGTAGATTCTAAAATTAAATCAAGTATTGCTGATGCTAATGCAAAAGGTGGTCAAGTAGTGCTTTTGACAAACACTTTGGCTAGCCCATCAACTGAAAAGTTGATTGCTGAGTTTATCGGTAAAAATCCAAATGCTAAACATGTTGTTTATGATGCTGTATCAGAGTCTGAAGCATTAGATGCTTTTGAAGCTGTTTATGGAGAAAGAGCTTTGGTTGATTATGATTTTTCTAAAGCCTCACTTATCGTTTCTGTTGGAGCTGATTTCCTTGGAGATTGGCAAGGTGGAGGATTTGATTCAGGTTATGCCAAAGGAAGAATTCCTAAAGCAGGAAAGATGTCTCGTCATTTCCAATTAGAAGCAAACATGACTTTGTCTGGTGCTGCTGCTGATAAGCGTTTGCCAATGTCTACGGCTAATCAAAAACAAGCATTAGTTCATATATATAATATTATAACAGGTTCTTCTGTTGCTGTAAGTTTAGAGGATAAATTCAAAGCAGAAGTTACAAAAGCGGCTCAACAATTGAAAGCTGCTGGTTCAAAAGGAGTTTTAGTATCTGGCATTCAAGATAAAAATGCTCAATTGTTAGTTTTAGCTATCAACCAAGTATTGGCAAGTGAAGCTTTCAGTACTTCGGGAGTAAGACAAATCAGAAAAGGTTCGGATGCTAAAGTTACTCAGTTAATTGCTGATATGAAAGCAGGAAGCGTTCATACTTTGATAATGAGTGGAGTTAACCCAGTTTATACTTTGGCAGATAGCAGTTCTTTTGTTGAAGGGCTTAAAAAAGTAAAAACATCAGTAGCGTTCTCTTTAAAAGAAGATGAAACGGCTTTAGTAAGTACTATAGCTGCTGCTGTTCCTCATTATTTAGAATCATGGAATGACATAAGTATCACAAAAGGTACTTACAGTATTACTCAACCTACGATTCGTCCACTTTTTGCTACAAAACAATTTCAAGATGTCTTGTTATCTTTAAATGGATTGACAGGTACTTTCTACGATTATATTAAGGCAAACGCATCTACAATTATAGCTGGTTCTACTTGGAACAAAGTGTTACATGATGGTGTTTATGTTGGAGTTGTTCCAACTGCATCTGCTGGTTCTGCTGATTATAGCACAGCTGCAAATGCTTTAGCAAAATCAAAAGCTTCTCAAGGACTTGAACTTGTTTTATATACTAAAACAGGTATGGGAGATGGACAGCAAGCTAATAATCCTTGGTTGCAAGAGTTTCCAGATCCAATTACAAGAGTTTCTTGGGATAATTATGTTACTGTTTCGAATGCTGATGCCAAGAAATATGAACTTTCTAATGAAATCGTTGCTAATGGTGGTTTAAACGGAAGTTATGCTACTATTACTACTGCAGATGGAGCTAAATTAGAAAATGTTCCGGTAATAGTTCAGCCAGGTCAAGCTGTTGGAACTATTGGTTTAGCATTAGGTTATGGTCGTAAAGCGGCTTTGAAAGAAGAAATGATGGTAGGTTTAAACGCCTACTCTTTATATAAAGGTTTTGATAATGTACAATCTGTTACTTTGGTGAAAGCTGGAGGTGAGCATGAGTTTGCTTGTGTTCAAGGTCAGAAAACATTGATGGGAAGAGGCGATATTATAAAAGAAACTTCTTTAGAAATTTTCAATACTAAAGATGCTCACGTTTGGAATGAACAACCAATGGTTTCATTGGATCATAAAGAAGTTGAAGCAACTAAAGTAGATTTATGGGATTCATTTGATCGTTCAACGGGTCACCATTTTAATCTTTCTATTGACTTGAACGCTTGTACCGGTTGTGGTGCTTGTGTGATTGCTTGTCATGCTGAAAACAACGTTCCTGTTGTTGGAAAATCAGAAGTTAGAAGAAGTCGTGATATGCACTGGTTGCGTATTGACAGATATTATTCTTCTGAAAGTACTTTTGAAGGCGATAACGAAAGAAAAGAAAATATTGCAGGTTTATCAAGTTCATTGTCTACATTTAATGAAATGGAAAAAGCGGGTGATAACCCACAAGTATCTTTTCAACCTGTAATGTGTCAACATTGTAATCATGCACCTTGTGAAACGGTTTGTCCAGTTGCTGCAACTTCACACTCACGTCAAGGTCAAAACCATATGGCTTATAACAGATGTGTTGGAACGCGTTACTGCGCTAACAACTGTCCGTATAAAGTGCGTCGTTTTAATTGGTTCTTGTACAACAAAAACAGTGAATTCGATTATCATATGAATGATGATTTAGGACGTATGGTATTGAATCCAGATGTTAATGTTCGTTCTCGTGGAGTTATGGAGAAATGTTCAATGTGTATTCAAATGACACAAGCAACAATTTTGAAAGCAAAAAGAGAAGGAAGAGCAATCGTTGATGGTGAATTCCAAACTGCATGTTCAAATGCTTGTTCTACTGGAGCAATGATTTTTGGAGATGTAAATGATAAAGAAGCGGAAGTGACTAAATTAGCTGCTGACGAAAGAATGTATCATTTATTGGAGCATGTTGGAACAAAACCAAATGTGATTTATCATGTTAAAGTTAGAAATACCTAG
- the nrfD gene encoding NrfD/PsrC family molybdoenzyme membrane anchor subunit translates to MSSHYEATIRKPLVIGDKSYHDVTVDVAAPVEGKANKHWWIVFSIALIAFLWGLGCIIYTVSTGIGTWGLNKTVGWAWDITNFVWWVGIGHAGTLISAVLLLFRQRWRMAINRSAEAMTIFSVIQAGLFPIIHMGRPWLAYWVLPIPNQFGSLWVNFNSPLLWDVFAISTYLSVSLVFWWTGLLPDFAMLRDRAITPFNKRVYSILSFGWSGRAKDWQRFEEVSLVLAGLATPLVLSVHTIVSMDFATSVIPGWHTTIFPPYFVAGAVFSGFAMVNTLLIIMRKVSNLEAYITIQHIELMNIVIMITGSIVGVAYITELFVAWYSGVEYEQYAFLNRATGPYWWAYWSMMTCNVFSPQFMWFKKLRTSIMFSFIISIVVNIGMWFERFVIIVTSLHRDYLPSSWTMFSPTFVDIGIFIGTIGFFFVLFLLYSRTFPVIAQAEVKTILKGTGDNYKREREANKDSHHE, encoded by the coding sequence ATGTCGTCTCACTACGAAGCAACCATTAGAAAACCCTTAGTTATAGGTGATAAATCTTATCACGATGTAACTGTAGATGTAGCTGCGCCTGTTGAAGGTAAAGCAAACAAACATTGGTGGATTGTATTTTCAATCGCATTAATAGCCTTCCTTTGGGGATTGGGCTGTATAATTTACACCGTATCTACAGGTATTGGAACATGGGGTTTAAATAAAACTGTAGGATGGGCTTGGGATATCACGAACTTTGTTTGGTGGGTTGGTATTGGTCACGCAGGAACACTTATTTCAGCGGTATTATTACTTTTCCGTCAACGCTGGAGAATGGCCATTAACCGTTCTGCAGAAGCAATGACAATTTTCTCAGTTATTCAAGCTGGTTTATTTCCAATCATACACATGGGTCGTCCATGGTTAGCGTATTGGGTTTTACCAATTCCGAATCAATTTGGTTCTCTTTGGGTAAACTTCAACTCACCATTACTTTGGGACGTATTTGCAATTTCAACTTATCTTTCGGTTTCATTGGTTTTCTGGTGGACTGGTTTATTGCCTGATTTTGCCATGTTACGAGATAGAGCTATTACTCCTTTTAATAAAAGAGTATATTCTATATTAAGTTTTGGATGGAGCGGTAGAGCAAAAGACTGGCAACGTTTTGAAGAAGTATCTTTGGTACTTGCAGGTTTAGCTACTCCACTTGTACTTTCTGTACATACTATTGTATCAATGGACTTTGCTACCTCTGTTATTCCTGGATGGCATACCACAATTTTCCCTCCTTACTTTGTTGCTGGAGCAGTTTTCTCAGGTTTTGCAATGGTGAATACTTTGCTTATCATTATGAGAAAAGTATCTAATCTAGAAGCATACATTACGATCCAACACATTGAGTTGATGAATATCGTTATCATGATTACGGGTTCTATTGTTGGGGTTGCCTACATAACTGAATTGTTTGTTGCATGGTATTCTGGTGTTGAGTACGAACAATATGCTTTCTTGAACAGAGCTACCGGACCTTACTGGTGGGCATATTGGTCGATGATGACTTGTAATGTTTTTTCTCCGCAATTCATGTGGTTTAAAAAATTAAGAACAAGTATTATGTTTTCGTTCATAATTTCTATAGTTGTAAATATTGGAATGTGGTTTGAGAGATTTGTAATTATCGTAACTTCGTTACATAGAGATTACTTACCTTCTTCTTGGACAATGTTTTCACCTACATTTGTTGATATTGGAATTTTCATCGGAACAATAGGTTTCTTCTTTGTATTGTTTTTGTTATATTCAAGAACATTCCCTGTAATTGCACAAGCAGAGGTAAAAACAATTTTGAAAGGAACTGGAGATAATTACAAAAGAGAAAGAGAAGCAAATAAAGATTCACATCATGAGTAA
- a CDS encoding quinol:cytochrome C oxidoreductase: protein MYTFSSKLKTFSFILMAVGLLGIGYGFLTAPKDIQEVEKLLAAESHGGHGEAKHEATTSVEPSHEAATSHSEATEEKKIEESHEAVAPTDDTTKVAEEAHAEPVHAETAVKKEGHAVSEEAEHTEHLNHVLHQLQNKPWSALYVACIFFMLVSLGVLVFYAIQQVAQAGWSPVLFRVMQGITSYLPVGSVIFFVILVLCGLHFNHIFIWLDPEVVANDKLIANKTGYLNFPFWIIRAAIFLTGWSLYQYFSRKNCLAQDEANDNSFYKKNFNISAMFLVFFIVSESIMSWDWIMSIDPHWFSTLFGWYVFASFFVSGVTTIALITLYLKSRGYLEHVNTSHIHDLAKFMFGLSVFWTYLWFSQFMLIWYANIPEEVTYFITRIELYNLPFFGAVVMNFLFPLLILINTDFKRITWVLVMAGIVILAGHYIDFFNMIMPGTVGDRWFIGIPEIASVLFFLGLFIYVVFTALSKAPLLAKRNPFIDESKHFHY from the coding sequence ATGTATACATTTTCAAGTAAATTAAAAACTTTTTCTTTCATCTTAATGGCTGTAGGTCTTTTAGGAATTGGATATGGTTTTTTAACTGCACCAAAAGATATTCAAGAAGTTGAGAAGCTTCTTGCTGCTGAAAGTCATGGAGGTCATGGTGAAGCTAAACATGAAGCGACTACTTCTGTTGAACCTTCGCATGAAGCTGCTACTAGTCATAGTGAAGCTACTGAAGAAAAAAAAATAGAAGAATCTCACGAAGCTGTTGCTCCAACGGATGATACTACTAAAGTTGCTGAAGAAGCACATGCTGAACCAGTTCACGCTGAGACAGCTGTAAAAAAAGAAGGTCATGCTGTTAGTGAAGAGGCTGAACATACTGAGCATTTGAATCATGTTTTACACCAACTACAAAACAAACCTTGGTCTGCTTTATATGTTGCTTGTATTTTCTTTATGCTTGTTTCTCTTGGTGTCTTAGTATTTTATGCAATTCAACAAGTAGCTCAGGCGGGATGGTCTCCAGTTTTATTTAGAGTTATGCAGGGTATAACTTCATATTTGCCAGTAGGCTCTGTTATCTTTTTTGTTATCCTAGTATTATGCGGTTTGCACTTTAATCATATTTTCATATGGTTAGACCCTGAAGTTGTTGCAAATGATAAATTGATCGCGAATAAAACAGGTTATTTAAATTTTCCTTTCTGGATTATTAGAGCAGCTATATTTTTGACGGGATGGAGTTTGTATCAATACTTTTCAAGAAAAAATTGTTTGGCACAAGACGAAGCAAATGATAACTCATTTTATAAGAAAAACTTCAATATCTCAGCAATGTTCCTAGTTTTCTTTATAGTTTCAGAATCTATAATGTCTTGGGATTGGATTATGTCTATTGATCCTCATTGGTTCAGTACTTTATTTGGATGGTATGTATTTGCTAGTTTCTTTGTTAGTGGTGTAACAACTATTGCATTAATTACTTTATACCTAAAATCTAGAGGATATTTAGAGCATGTAAATACAAGTCATATACATGATTTAGCAAAATTCATGTTTGGTTTAAGTGTTTTCTGGACTTACTTATGGTTTTCACAGTTTATGTTGATTTGGTATGCGAATATTCCTGAAGAGGTAACTTATTTTATTACCAGAATTGAATTATATAACCTTCCGTTCTTTGGTGCTGTTGTAATGAATTTTTTATTCCCTTTATTAATTTTAATTAATACAGACTTTAAAAGAATTACTTGGGTATTAGTTATGGCGGGAATTGTAATACTAGCGGGTCATTATATTGATTTCTTTAATATGATTATGCCTGGAACTGTAGGTGACAGATGGTTTATTGGTATACCAGAAATAGCATCCGTTCTTTTCTTCTTAGGTTTGTTTATATACGTTGTTTTTACAGCGTTATCTAAAGCTCCTCTGTTAGCAAAAAGAAATCCTTTCATTGACGAAAGTAAACATTTTCATTATTAA
- a CDS encoding c-type cytochrome, with protein MKSVYKITLLFGITILVSSCHNNATPNYQYFPNMYESVGYETYSESKAFKDGKEGQLPAEGTINRGFEPFEYENSTAGYELAKANLKSPLDSLSKDADKGKELFEIYCISCHGASGNGKGKLVEREKFLGVPSYKDRVITEGSIFHVITYGLNSMGSHANQLSAHERWLVTDYVLKLKSEL; from the coding sequence ATGAAAAGCGTATACAAAATAACACTTTTATTTGGCATAACTATTCTAGTTTCATCTTGCCATAATAATGCGACACCAAATTATCAGTATTTTCCAAATATGTATGAGTCAGTCGGGTATGAAACTTATTCTGAATCAAAAGCATTTAAAGATGGTAAAGAAGGTCAACTTCCAGCTGAAGGAACTATTAACAGAGGCTTTGAGCCTTTTGAATATGAAAATTCAACTGCAGGTTATGAATTAGCGAAAGCAAATCTTAAATCTCCTTTGGACTCTTTAAGCAAAGACGCTGACAAGGGTAAAGAGCTTTTTGAAATTTATTGTATCAGTTGCCATGGTGCTTCTGGAAATGGTAAAGGAAAGCTTGTAGAAAGAGAAAAATTTCTGGGTGTTCCTAGTTATAAAGATAGAGTTATCACTGAAGGAAGTATTTTTCATGTTATAACTTATGGTTTAAATTCAATGGGTTCACATGCTAACCAATTGAGTGCCCATGAACGTTGGTTAGTTACTGACTATGTTCTAAAACTAAAAAGCGAATTATAA
- a CDS encoding DUF3341 domain-containing protein, producing MSNKVIYAIYNDDDILMDAVKKTRAAHHHIEEVFTPFPVHGLDKAMGIAPTRLAICAFLYGCVGISVATAMMNYIMIQDWPQDIGGKPSFSYIENMPAFVPIMFELTVFFAAHLMVITFYMRSKLWPFKEAENPDVRTTDDHFLMEVAVNGNEEELVSFFQSTGAVEVKVIEKH from the coding sequence ATGAGTAATAAAGTAATATACGCCATTTATAATGACGATGATATATTGATGGATGCGGTTAAAAAAACCAGAGCAGCTCATCATCATATTGAAGAAGTTTTTACTCCATTCCCGGTTCACGGTTTGGATAAAGCTATGGGAATTGCACCTACAAGATTAGCTATTTGTGCTTTTCTTTATGGATGTGTTGGAATCTCGGTAGCAACAGCTATGATGAATTATATCATGATTCAAGATTGGCCACAAGATATTGGTGGAAAACCAAGTTTTAGTTATATTGAAAACATGCCGGCTTTTGTTCCAATAATGTTTGAACTTACTGTTTTTTTTGCTGCTCACTTAATGGTTATTACTTTTTACATGAGAAGTAAATTATGGCCTTTCAAAGAAGCAGAAAATCCGGATGTAAGAACTACAGATGACCATTTTTTAATGGAAGTTGCTGTAAATGGCAATGAAGAAGAATTAGTTTCTTTTTTCCAAAGTACAGGAGCAGTAGAAGTTAAAGTAATAGAAAAGCATTAA
- a CDS encoding cytochrome c oxidase subunit II produces the protein MTSLLVIIVLVLLAVALWQLTKIFDLTQVGSNSDSSEIATDNDNNVQGYLMFGFLAFIYIFSIYGLFKWGPLVLHTPASAHGGEIDNLMNITWVLIFIVQAITQVLLHYFAFKYRGKKDQKALYFADNNKLEAIWSVIPAVVLAGLILYGLFAWTNIMFVDEDEDTIVIELYAQQFNWKARYSGNDNVLGKANVRFIDGANAVGVDLADPYAQDDIVVTELHIPKGKKILFKMRSQDVLHSAYMPHFRAQMNCVPGMVTQFAFEPIYTTAEYRELPFMVEKVAAINALRSKKSLELVAKGETALDPYTFDYLLLCNKICGASHYNMQMKIIVDTPEDYNAWLKDKATIVSEVKAAMAEPATTDGGVGTDSTKAKDTAAVAVMAMK, from the coding sequence ATGACAAGTTTGTTGGTAATTATAGTTTTAGTTTTATTAGCTGTTGCTTTATGGCAATTGACTAAAATATTCGACCTGACGCAAGTTGGATCTAATTCAGATAGTTCAGAAATAGCTACAGATAACGACAATAACGTTCAAGGTTATTTGATGTTCGGTTTTTTGGCTTTCATTTATATTTTTTCAATTTACGGATTGTTTAAATGGGGACCTCTTGTTCTTCATACACCTGCTTCAGCACATGGTGGTGAAATAGATAATTTGATGAACATTACTTGGGTTCTTATCTTTATAGTTCAGGCTATAACACAAGTTTTATTGCATTATTTTGCTTTCAAATACAGAGGTAAAAAAGATCAAAAAGCACTTTATTTTGCGGATAATAACAAGTTAGAGGCTATTTGGAGTGTTATTCCAGCTGTAGTTTTAGCCGGTTTGATTCTTTACGGTCTTTTTGCTTGGACAAATATTATGTTTGTTGATGAAGATGAAGATACAATAGTTATTGAATTATATGCCCAACAGTTTAACTGGAAAGCTAGATATTCTGGTAATGATAATGTATTAGGAAAAGCAAATGTTAGATTTATTGATGGTGCAAATGCTGTAGGTGTTGATTTAGCTGATCCGTATGCACAAGATGATATCGTGGTTACTGAATTACACATCCCTAAAGGGAAAAAGATTCTTTTCAAAATGCGTTCTCAGGACGTTTTGCATTCTGCTTATATGCCTCACTTTAGAGCACAAATGAATTGTGTTCCTGGTATGGTTACTCAGTTTGCTTTTGAACCAATATATACTACTGCAGAATATAGAGAATTGCCTTTTATGGTTGAGAAAGTTGCTGCTATAAATGCTCTTAGATCTAAGAAAAGTTTAGAATTAGTTGCTAAGGGAGAAACGGCATTAGATCCGTACACATTTGATTATCTATTGCTTTGTAATAAAATTTGTGGTGCTTCTCATTATAACATGCAAATGAAAATTATTGTAGATACACCTGAAGACTACAATGCTTGGTTGAAAGATAAAGCTACAATTGTAAGTGAAGTCAAAGCTGCAATGGCTGAACCTGCTACTACTGATGGTGGAGTTGGTACTGATTCTACAAAAGCAAAAGATACTGCAGCAGTTGCAGTAATGGCTATGAAATAA